From one Triticum urartu cultivar G1812 chromosome 3, Tu2.1, whole genome shotgun sequence genomic stretch:
- the LOC125546967 gene encoding uncharacterized protein LOC125546967, whose product MARLFAVCLVLLAFTMAVAADMAPMMAPMAADMAPMMAPMAADMAPMMAPMAAPAADAADCNSDLQDLVANCQNYVMFPAEPKIPPSPACCAVIQRADMPCLCAKVTPAIEKVVCMDKVVFVAKYCKRPLQPGSNCGSYPVPGAFV is encoded by the exons ATGGCAAGGCTCTTTGCTGTGTGCTTGGTTCTGCTCGCCTTCACCATGGCCGTGGCGGCAGATATGGCGCCGATGATGGCCCCGATGGCGGCAGATATGGCGCCGATGATGGCCCCGATGGCGGCAGATATGGCGCCGATGATGGCCCCGATGGCGGCGCCGGCGGCCGACGCGGCCGACTGCAACAGCGACCTGCAGGACCTGGTTGCCAACTGCCAGAACTACGTCATGTTCCCGGCCGAGCCGAAGATACCGCCGTCGCCGGCCTGCTGCGCCGTGATCCAGAGGGCGGACATGCCGTGCCTGTGCGCCAAGGTCACCCCGGCGATCGAGAAGGTCGTCTGCATGGACAAGGTCGTGTTCGTCGCCAAATACTGCAAGAGGCCCTTGCAGCCTGGCTCCAACTGCGGAA GCTACCCCGTTCCTGGTGCGTTCGTGTAG
- the LOC125548729 gene encoding protein LIM3-like, producing MAKHFSLLLVLAFVLVVTAEDCTVDLKGLIRECKPYVMFPASPKITPSSACCSAVQKVNAPCMCSKVTKEIEKVVCMDKVVYVADYCKNPLKPGSDCGSYHVPSQGR from the exons aTGGCAAAACACTTTAGTTTGCTCTTGGTTCTTGCCTTTGTTCTTGTTGTGACGGCTGAAGATTGTACCGTCGACCTAAAAGGGCTAATCCGAGAGTGCAAACCATATGTGATGTTTCCCGCGAGCCCAAAGATAACTCCGTCGAGTGCATGTTGTAGTGCGGTTCAGAAGGTCAATGCACCGTGCATGTGCTCCAAGGTCACCAAGGAGATCGAGAAGGTGGTATGCATGGATAAGGTTGTGTATGTCGCTGATTACTGCAAGAATCCACTCAAACCTGGCTCCGATTGTGGCA GTTACCATGTCCCATCTCAAGGACGATAG